The Deinococcus carri genome contains a region encoding:
- the rpsJ gene encoding 30S ribosomal protein S10, with product MVAPKIRIKLRGFDHKALDQSASKIVDTVRRTGADVSGPVPLPTRIRRFTVLRSPFKYKDSREHFEIRTHNRLVDIMNPTKKTIDSLMTLDLPTGVDIEIKTVGGRA from the coding sequence ATGGTTGCCCCGAAGATCCGTATCAAACTGCGTGGCTTTGACCACAAGGCGCTGGACCAGTCCGCGAGCAAGATCGTGGACACGGTCCGGCGCACCGGGGCGGACGTGAGCGGTCCCGTGCCGCTCCCCACCCGCATCCGCCGCTTCACCGTGCTGCGCTCGCCCTTCAAGTACAAGGACAGCCGCGAGCACTTCGAGATTCGCACCCACAACCGTCTGGTGGACATCATGAATCCCACCAAGAAGACGATTGATTCGCTGATGACCCTCGACCTGCCCACCGGTGTGGACATCGAGATCAAGACCGTCGGGGGCCGCGCATGA
- the rplC gene encoding 50S ribosomal protein L3 — protein MTKGILGTKIGMTQIWKGDRAIPVTVVLAGPCPVVQRKTTLTDGYEAVQIGFAPKSEKRVTRPAMGHFRKAGVAPVRFLREFRGFSPEGDTVNVDIFAEGEKIDATGTSKGKGFQGVMKRWNFAGGPASHGSKKWHRRPGSIGQRKTPGRVYKGKRMAGHMGMDRVTVQNLEVVEVRADENIILVKGAIPGANGGLVMLRQAVKGGR, from the coding sequence ATGACCAAGGGCATCCTCGGCACCAAGATCGGCATGACCCAGATCTGGAAGGGCGACCGCGCCATTCCCGTGACGGTCGTGCTGGCTGGCCCCTGCCCGGTCGTGCAGCGCAAGACCACGCTGACCGACGGCTACGAGGCCGTGCAGATCGGCTTCGCGCCCAAGAGCGAGAAGCGCGTGACCCGCCCCGCGATGGGCCACTTCCGCAAGGCTGGCGTCGCCCCCGTGCGCTTCCTGCGCGAGTTCCGCGGCTTTTCCCCCGAGGGCGACACCGTGAACGTGGACATTTTCGCCGAGGGCGAGAAGATCGACGCGACCGGCACCAGCAAGGGCAAGGGCTTCCAGGGCGTCATGAAGCGCTGGAACTTCGCCGGTGGTCCCGCGAGCCACGGCTCCAAGAAGTGGCACCGCCGCCCCGGCTCCATCGGTCAGCGCAAGACGCCCGGCCGCGTGTACAAGGGCAAGCGTATGGCCGGTCACATGGGCATGGACCGCGTGACCGTGCAGAACCTTGAAGTGGTCGAGGTGCGCGCCGATGAGAACATCATCCTCGTGAAGGGGGCCATCCCCGGCGCGAACGGTGGTCTCGTGATGCTGCGCCAGGCCGTCAAGGGAGGCAGGTAA
- the rplD gene encoding 50S ribosomal protein L4 — translation MTQINVIGKNGGRSIDLDLPEVNPHVLHEVVTWQLAGRRRGTASTKTRAQVSKSGKKMYSQKGTGNARHGDRSVPTFVGGGVAFGPKPRSYSYTLPRKVRQLGLAMALADRQNMGKLLAVDGFDLDGKTKSFINWAAQNGLDGSERVLVVTDDELTRRAARNVAWVTVLPVAGLNAYDILRHERLVIDAVALEPAQELEIVPFEGSEGNGQEGASL, via the coding sequence ATGACGCAGATCAACGTCATCGGCAAGAACGGCGGTCGCAGCATTGACCTCGACCTGCCGGAAGTGAATCCTCACGTGCTGCATGAGGTCGTGACCTGGCAGCTCGCGGGCCGCCGCCGCGGCACCGCCAGCACCAAGACCCGCGCCCAGGTGAGCAAGAGCGGCAAGAAGATGTACAGCCAGAAGGGCACCGGCAACGCCCGCCACGGCGACCGCAGCGTCCCCACCTTCGTGGGCGGTGGCGTCGCGTTCGGCCCCAAGCCCCGCAGCTACAGCTACACCCTGCCCCGCAAGGTGCGTCAGCTCGGCCTGGCGATGGCCCTGGCCGACCGCCAGAACATGGGCAAGCTGCTGGCCGTGGACGGCTTTGACCTTGACGGCAAGACCAAGAGCTTTATCAACTGGGCTGCCCAGAACGGGCTGGACGGCAGCGAGCGCGTGCTGGTCGTCACCGACGACGAGCTGACCCGCCGTGCGGCGCGCAACGTTGCCTGGGTCACCGTGCTGCCGGTCGCGGGCCTCAACGCCTACGACATCCTGCGCCATGAGCGCCTGGTGATCGACGCGGTCGCGCTGGAGCCTGCCCAGGAACTGGAAATCGTTCCCTTCGAGGGGTCTGAAGGCAACGGGCAGGAAGGGGCCTCGCTGTGA
- a CDS encoding 50S ribosomal protein L23, whose protein sequence is MSHYDIIKQPVISEKAYAGMERGVYSFWVDPKATKTEIKAAVQQAFGVTVVGISTMNVAGKRKRVGRFIGHRADRKKAIVRLADGQTIQALEALA, encoded by the coding sequence GTGAGCCACTACGACATCATCAAGCAGCCCGTGATCAGCGAGAAGGCCTACGCGGGCATGGAGCGCGGCGTGTACTCGTTCTGGGTGGACCCCAAGGCCACCAAGACCGAGATCAAGGCGGCCGTGCAGCAGGCCTTCGGCGTGACCGTCGTGGGCATCAGCACCATGAACGTGGCGGGCAAGCGCAAGCGCGTGGGCCGCTTCATCGGGCACCGGGCAGACCGCAAAAAGGCCATCGTGCGCCTCGCGGACGGCCAGACCATTCAGGCCCTCGAGGCCCTGGCCTAA
- the rplB gene encoding 50S ribosomal protein L2, producing MAVKKYRPYTPSRRQMTTADFSGLTKKRPEKALTEALPKTGGRNNHGRITSRFIGGGHKRLYRIIDFKRRDKANVPAKVAAIEYDPNRSARIALLHYVDGEKRYILAPEGLTVGQTVNAGPEAEPKLGNALPLRFVPVGAVVHAVELVPGKGAQIARSAGTSIQVQGKESVYVILRLPSGELRRVHSECYATIGTVGNAEHKNIVLGKAGRSRWLGQKPHQRGSAMNPVDHPHGGGEGRTGAGRVPVSPWGQPAKGLKTRKKRKISDRFIITRRGGK from the coding sequence ATGGCTGTCAAGAAGTACCGTCCGTACACCCCCAGCCGTCGTCAGATGACGACCGCTGACTTCTCGGGCCTGACCAAGAAGCGCCCCGAGAAGGCCCTGACCGAGGCGCTCCCCAAGACGGGTGGCCGCAACAACCACGGCCGCATCACCAGCCGCTTTATCGGCGGCGGTCACAAGCGCCTGTACCGCATCATCGACTTCAAGCGCCGTGACAAGGCCAACGTGCCGGCCAAGGTCGCCGCGATCGAGTACGACCCCAACCGCAGCGCCCGCATCGCCCTGCTGCACTATGTGGACGGCGAGAAGCGCTACATCCTGGCCCCCGAGGGCCTGACGGTCGGCCAGACCGTCAACGCCGGCCCCGAGGCCGAACCCAAGCTCGGCAACGCGCTGCCCCTGCGCTTCGTGCCGGTCGGTGCGGTCGTCCACGCCGTGGAACTCGTGCCCGGCAAGGGCGCGCAGATTGCCCGCAGCGCCGGGACCAGCATCCAGGTGCAGGGCAAGGAAAGCGTCTACGTGATCCTGCGTCTGCCCAGCGGCGAACTGCGTCGCGTGCACAGCGAGTGCTACGCCACCATCGGCACCGTGGGCAACGCCGAGCACAAGAACATCGTGCTGGGTAAGGCCGGCCGCAGCCGCTGGCTGGGCCAGAAGCCGCACCAGCGCGGCAGCGCCATGAACCCGGTCGACCACCCGCACGGCGGTGGTGAAGGCCGCACCGGCGCGGGCCGCGTGCCCGTGTCCCCCTGGGGTCAGCCCGCCAAGGGCCTCAAGACCCGCAAGAAGCGCAAGATCAGCGACCGCTTCATCATCACCCGCCGCGGCGGGAAGTAA
- the rpsS gene encoding 30S ribosomal protein S19 yields the protein MPRSLKKGPFVDDHLLKKVDAQNERKDKRVIKTWSRRSTIVPEMIGHTIAVHNGKQHVPVFVNEQMIGHKLGEFSPTRAYRGHGADKNAKGSKKK from the coding sequence ATGCCCCGTAGCCTGAAGAAAGGCCCGTTCGTGGATGACCACCTCCTGAAGAAGGTGGACGCCCAGAACGAGCGCAAGGACAAGCGTGTCATCAAGACCTGGTCGAGACGCTCGACCATCGTGCCCGAGATGATCGGCCACACCATCGCGGTCCACAACGGCAAGCAGCATGTGCCGGTCTTCGTGAACGAGCAGATGATCGGCCACAAGCTCGGCGAGTTCTCGCCCACCCGCGCCTACCGCGGGCACGGCGCGGACAAGAACGCCAAGGGGAGCAAGAAGAAATGA
- the rplV gene encoding 50S ribosomal protein L22 has protein sequence MTAPTSNAVALEQTYRNKKQRKQQQKLRRPGYAVAKYVRMSPRKVRLVVDVIRGKSVAEAEDLLRFIPKSASEPVAKVLKSAKSNAINNDEMLEDRLVITAAYVDAGPTLKRLIPRARGSANIIKKRTSHITIIVGERESLNRKGS, from the coding sequence ATGACCGCCCCCACCTCCAACGCTGTCGCCCTGGAACAGACCTACCGTAACAAGAAGCAGCGCAAGCAGCAGCAGAAGCTGCGCCGCCCCGGCTACGCCGTCGCCAAGTACGTGCGTATGTCGCCCCGCAAGGTGCGCCTGGTCGTGGACGTGATCCGCGGCAAGAGCGTCGCGGAGGCCGAGGACCTGCTGCGCTTCATCCCCAAGAGCGCGTCTGAACCCGTCGCCAAGGTGCTCAAGAGCGCCAAGAGCAACGCGATCAACAACGATGAGATGCTCGAAGACCGCCTGGTCATCACGGCGGCCTACGTGGACGCCGGCCCGACCCTCAAGCGCCTGATTCCCCGCGCGCGCGGCAGTGCCAACATCATCAAGAAGCGCACCAGCCACATCACGATCATCGTGGGCGAACGCGAGAGCCTCAACAGGAAGGGCAGCTAA
- the rpsC gene encoding 30S ribosomal protein S3, whose protein sequence is MGNKINPNGFRLGITKGWNSRWYAGKKQYSQLLKEDEKIRRLVGKKLAAAGIARIEIERAGQQVNVIISAAKPGIVIGKGGESIKQLRGDIERLVSAGTVAVNVAEIPNPNISAPLVALRIAEQIERRFAFRRAMKQAAQRVMESGARGVKIILSGRLGGAEQARTEKVLEGRVPLHTLRADIDYGTALARTTYGILGIKVLVFNGEVIGGRTETLARPPRRDDRRPEGGDRPNRRRPSARRRPGGE, encoded by the coding sequence ATGGGCAACAAGATCAACCCCAACGGCTTCCGCCTGGGCATCACCAAGGGCTGGAACAGCCGCTGGTACGCCGGCAAGAAGCAGTACAGCCAGCTTCTCAAGGAAGACGAGAAGATCCGCCGTCTGGTCGGCAAGAAGCTCGCTGCCGCCGGCATCGCCCGCATCGAGATCGAGCGCGCGGGCCAGCAGGTCAACGTGATCATCAGCGCGGCCAAGCCCGGCATCGTGATCGGCAAGGGCGGCGAGAGCATCAAGCAGCTGCGCGGTGACATCGAGCGCCTCGTCAGCGCGGGCACGGTGGCCGTGAACGTCGCCGAGATTCCCAACCCCAACATCAGCGCGCCCCTGGTGGCCCTGCGAATCGCCGAGCAGATCGAGCGCCGCTTCGCCTTCCGCCGCGCGATGAAGCAGGCCGCGCAGCGCGTGATGGAGTCGGGTGCCCGCGGCGTCAAGATCATCCTGTCGGGCCGCCTGGGCGGGGCCGAGCAGGCCCGCACGGAAAAGGTGCTCGAAGGTCGCGTGCCGCTGCACACGCTGCGCGCCGACATCGACTACGGCACCGCGCTGGCCCGCACGACCTACGGCATCCTGGGCATCAAGGTGCTGGTGTTCAACGGTGAGGTCATCGGTGGCCGCACCGAGACACTGGCCCGCCCGCCCCGCCGCGATGACCGCCGCCCCGAGGGTGGCGACCGTCCCAACCGCCGCCGCCCCAGCGCGCGGCGTCGTCCCGGAGGTGAGTGA